A single genomic interval of Oceanithermus profundus DSM 14977 harbors:
- a CDS encoding DUF1999 domain-containing protein has translation MHFRFLEEPDFAELQALERRIFPGRPEAFYRTAPAALRYYARSGHSFAAVDGERLLGFVLAQAVWQGDRATVLVTRIAAESAEVYAGLLRALIKSAYDANAYEVALLAEPGDRPELDRALADAQLADSGRRLHTRVLGGRGARGETGGVLE, from the coding sequence ATGCACTTCCGCTTCCTCGAAGAACCCGACTTCGCCGAGCTGCAGGCGCTGGAGCGCCGCATCTTCCCGGGCCGCCCCGAGGCCTTCTACCGAACCGCCCCTGCGGCGCTGCGCTACTACGCGCGCAGCGGGCACAGCTTCGCGGCCGTCGATGGGGAACGCCTCCTGGGCTTCGTGCTCGCCCAGGCGGTCTGGCAGGGCGACCGCGCCACCGTGCTGGTCACCCGCATCGCCGCCGAAAGCGCCGAGGTCTACGCCGGCCTCCTGCGGGCGCTGATCAAGTCGGCCTACGACGCGAACGCCTACGAGGTGGCCCTCCTGGCCGAGCCCGGCGACCGCCCCGAGCTCGACCGCGCGCTCGCGGACGCGCAGCTCGCCGACAGCGGCCGCCGCCTGCATACCCGGGTGCTGGGCGGCCGCGGAGCCCGGGGGGAGACCGGGGGCGTCCTGGAGTAG